TAGAGGTAAATCTAAAATTGAATAATTTCAGCTATTGCCAACTTCCACTTCTCCGCAGACAATGCTTAAAAGTAGTAGGCTGTATCTGGAAGGATTTCGGTAGCTAAAGATGACCACCGGATACATCCTCATCGCAGCAATTTTAATCTTGGGAGGCGTAATTGCAACCGTGGGCGATCGCATCGGCACACGAGTTGGCAAAGCCCGCCTCTCACTTTTTAAGCTTCGTCCGAAAAATACTGCCGTAGTGGTAACTATTTTTACGGGCGGTTTGATTTCAGCATCAACATTAGGAATTTTATTCGCTGCCGATGAAGGTTTGCGAAAGGGAGTCTTTGAATTAGAAGATATTCAAACAGACCTCAGACAGAAGCGAGAACAGCTAAAAACCGCAGAAACTCAGAAAAGTCAGGTAGAAAGTGAGCTAAATCAAGCAAGAATTGCCCAAGCAAAAGCACAACAAGACTTACAGGCAATTAATCAGTCTTTACAAGCAGCGAATGCCAAACAACTCCAAACACAAGCTCAGTTGAACCGCACCATTAGTCAACAAGCCCAAACTCAAACTCAACTCCAACGCACTCAAGGTCAGTTAGGACAAGTTGTAACTCAGTACCAAAAAGCCATAGCTGAGTTGCAAAGCGTTTCCAATCAAAGAAAAGAGCTACAGGCGGCAGTTGAACTACTGAAGACAGAACGACAACGACTGTACGCTGAAGCGAAAAAAGCGATTGACGAAGCCAAAACAGCTATTGAAAAACGCGATCGCGAACTGGCTAACCGTCAAGAAGCCATAGAACAACGCGATAAAAAAATTGGCCAACTCGATCAATTGATTCAAAAGCGTAATGTAGAAGTTGCAGCACGAGAGCAAGTGATTGCCAAACGGGAATCGCGCCTCAAAGAATTGGAAGCACAACAAGAGCAACTAGAACTGGAAGTTGCCAGGCTGGAAAAATATTATCAGTCTTACCGCGACCTGCGTCTAGGTAAGCTGGCCTTAATTCGCGGTCAAGTTCTGTCTGCTGCTGTCATTCGTGTTACCCAACCTGCTGCTGCTCATCAGGCAGTGGTACAACTTTTACAAGAAGCAAATCGCAACGCCAACCTGGAATTAAGTGAGCCTGGGGCAAATCCTGCAAATGTAGAGCTACTGCGCGTGACTCAGGATAGGGTTGACCAATTGAGCAAGCAGATTAGCGATGGTCAAGAATATGTGGTGCGAATTTTCTCGGCTGGTAATTACGTCAGGGGAGAAAAACAGATAGAGTTTTTCGCCGATACAGCGCGAAATCAATTGGTTTTTTCAGGAGGTGCAGTGCTAGCAACAACTAGTGCCGATTCCAAAACCATGACATCCTATCAGTTACAGCAACGGCTGGAAATACTAATTTCTGCTTCTCAATTTCGTGCCCGTAATGCCGGAATTGTCGAAAATGTGCAAGTAGACGGGACTTTCTTGCGCTTTGTCGCCCAATTAAGACAGTACAATCAACCCTTAGAAATCAAAGCGATCGCAGCAGAGGACACTTATACAGCCGGGCCATTGAGAGTAAAATTAGTGGCAATAGTCAACGGAAAAATTATTTTTAGTACTTAAAACATTATTTGCACACTGTTATTAGTAAGATTTAAACATATTCAACAGCAGTCAAAATAGTTGCTGTGATTGCATTTATTGATTTCTTATTCTTAATTTTTATTTTTAATTTCTTATGACTTCCCGTGAATTTTCACCAACACAACCAGTCATATTAGGGTTTGATCCAGGTCGAGATAAGTGTGGTTTAGCGGTGATGGGACTGGATCGGCAATTGTATTATCATCAGGTTGTGCTAGCAAAAGAGGCGATCGCTACCATTGAAACACTACGTCAAAAGTTTCCGATCTCCTTGATGGTGATGGGCGACCAAACTACAGCCAAGCAGTGGAGGGAAAAATTATATCAGGAATTGACAGAACCTCTGAGTATTATTTTAGTGGATGAGCGGTATACAACCTTAGAAGCACGCGATCGCTATTGGCAAATGTTCCCACCCAAAGGGCTAACAAAGCTATTGCCACAAGGCCTACGACAGCCTCCAAGACCGATAGATGACATTGTTGCCATTCTCTTAATCGAAAGATACTTAAACCGCCTCACAGAATCAACACTCAGCAGTCAAGAGTGAGGAATTACATAATTAACTCCTGTACAGACGCGATTAATGAGCCAGCGCGTTGCGGGGGTTCCCCCCGTTGTAGCGACTGGTGTCGCGTCTCCCTTAACTCCTAACTTTTAAAGTTCCGCCCGAATAGTAAAAGCATAATCTCCTCCAGGCTCTAGCTGATAATCTTGTTGCTCCAAAAATCGACCAAGGGGTTCTTTGATTAAAGCGCGGCCTTGGGAAGGCTTGACGGCAAGTTCTCCCCGGCGAAAATGCCACTGGAAATGCCACTCAAACTCACCTGCACTCACTTCACCCTCAAGGAAGCCGTGTTGCCAAGATTGGCGGGTGATTCTGACATGGGCAATGGTTTCTGGCAGTCGTCTTTTAGCACTCACAATGCTTTATGTCAAGTGTAGAATAACAGCCGATCGTGTAGGCTTCTTATTTTATGTACCAAAAATAGCCTAAATAGACAAACTGACAAAGTGAGTATTTTTAGTTGAGTAAGAATGGTACTAATCGAGAATGCTGCATGTAAAATTTCAGTTAAAAGTGACTCAAGCCTCCTTAAGCTAAGCGTTTCGTGTCCATATAGCAAATCCTAAATCATTTGTGATGGACAATATCCCCAGCTTCCTAAATAAGTCAGCGATCTATGACTTCAGTCTATGGGCATAGTGGTAAGTAGTGGAGATAGTTTTTATTAAAGTTTTAGAAATAAGAGTATCCTAGAAACTGCATATCTAACGCTTCTTTCATCAGTATATTGTGGATTGATTGGGATTTCTTTGAAAGATTTCAGTACAATTACAGCCCGATAAAGCTTAGAGTATTTATATTGCTTTTCTTGGATGTCAAAACACAGAATATTTTCTAGTGGATGTTCAATAACTTGATTGCCACGAAGACTTTTACGTTCGATAAAGACCTTATCGATACTCTTATAGAAGGTGCAGGTAGTTACAGGTGATGTTGCAAAAAAAGCAGCGATCGCCATGATAATTAATATAGATAAACTTAAGAAAAATAGATAGTTTCGCTGATTTTGCTGTACAAATAGCGAAGTTTTATTAGAGTTGATAAAATCGTTTGTTTTCAAGGTAAATTCTTGATTTTGTTCATAGCTAAGATGGGATAAAAGAGGAAAATCTTGAAATGGAGTCACAATTATAACCTGATAGCTTTTCGACCCTTTGCTGCCAGTCTTTGTGAGAATGTATGCTTCACTGGGATCAAACATTCTGAGTTTCTCCATCCTTCCCAGCAAATTAAACCGTCTCAATTCACAATTAATTTTGCTTGGCGAGAGGCGATCGCAATTGAGGCTAACTGAAGCAGACTCAAAAAATAAGCAGTAAATCAAGAAGCTTAAACAGACAGTAAAAATGCACCACCCAATGAACCAATATCTGAGTGGCCGATGCTTTAGCTGCAATCTGGTACGGGTTTCCTCTACAATTTTCATCAGTGCTTGTGTATAGAATACTTAACCCCTGAGTAGAGTATTCCCTTAGTAGCCCATTCACTTATCACCAAATCTAAGTACTAGGGAGGATTTATGATAAATCGCTCAAAAAGCTTTGACTAGCTGGGATAATTGGGGCAGAAAGCTATAGCTAGAAGTATGGAAACCAAACAGCTAGGAAAAACAGGTGTCATCGTAAGTGCGATCGGTTTGGGCGGTATGCCCATGTCAATCTCTAATCGCCCTCCCGAATCGCAATCAGTCGAAGTTATTCATCGGGCTTTGGATTTGGGTATTACATTTGTTGATACCGCCGATTCTTACTGCAAAGATGAGTCAGAAAAACACCACAACGAGCGACTAATTCATAAGGCACTTACTAGTTATAAAGGCGATGTTAGCCAAATAATTGTGGCAACTAAGGGCGGTTTGATGCGTCCCGATGGCAACTGGACAAGCAACGGTAACCCAGAACATTTGCGCGAAACAATTCGAGTCAGTTTTGAGGCGTTAGGTGGTGCCAAACCCATCGATGTTTGGCAGTACCATTCGCCCGATAGTAAGTACACCATTGAAGAATCTCTTGCGCCAGTGAAAGAAGCAGTGGAGGCAGGTTTGATTAGGTTTGTGGGAGTTTCTAACTTTTCCGTTGAACAAATTAAGCGGGCGCAAGATGTAGTAGATATTGTCTCGGTGCAGAATCAATACAGTCCTTGGCAACGACAGCCAGAAAAGGACGGCGTATTGAAGTATTGCGAACAGCAAGAATTGACGTTTTTGCCTTGGAGTCCCTTTGGTGGTAGACGTCGCCATCAAGATTTACAAGATATTCCAGCGATCGCTAACTTAGCTAAAGAAAAAGGCGTGTCAGTGTATAATATCGTTCTAGCGTGGTTACGCTCCAAATCGCCCGCTATTTTGCCAATTCCTGGTGCTAGCAAGGTTTACAGCATCGAAGACTCAGTACAAGCTATCAATGTGAAATTATCTGAAGAAGAAGTACAAAA
The Nostoc punctiforme PCC 73102 genome window above contains:
- a CDS encoding DUF3084 domain-containing protein produces the protein MTTGYILIAAILILGGVIATVGDRIGTRVGKARLSLFKLRPKNTAVVVTIFTGGLISASTLGILFAADEGLRKGVFELEDIQTDLRQKREQLKTAETQKSQVESELNQARIAQAKAQQDLQAINQSLQAANAKQLQTQAQLNRTISQQAQTQTQLQRTQGQLGQVVTQYQKAIAELQSVSNQRKELQAAVELLKTERQRLYAEAKKAIDEAKTAIEKRDRELANRQEAIEQRDKKIGQLDQLIQKRNVEVAAREQVIAKRESRLKELEAQQEQLELEVARLEKYYQSYRDLRLGKLALIRGQVLSAAVIRVTQPAAAHQAVVQLLQEANRNANLELSEPGANPANVELLRVTQDRVDQLSKQISDGQEYVVRIFSAGNYVRGEKQIEFFADTARNQLVFSGGAVLATTSADSKTMTSYQLQQRLEILISASQFRARNAGIVENVQVDGTFLRFVAQLRQYNQPLEIKAIAAEDTYTAGPLRVKLVAIVNGKIIFST
- a CDS encoding Holliday junction resolvase RuvX, encoding MTSREFSPTQPVILGFDPGRDKCGLAVMGLDRQLYYHQVVLAKEAIATIETLRQKFPISLMVMGDQTTAKQWREKLYQELTEPLSIILVDERYTTLEARDRYWQMFPPKGLTKLLPQGLRQPPRPIDDIVAILLIERYLNRLTESTLSSQE
- a CDS encoding DUF3146 family protein, with product MVSAKRRLPETIAHVRITRQSWQHGFLEGEVSAGEFEWHFQWHFRRGELAVKPSQGRALIKEPLGRFLEQQDYQLEPGGDYAFTIRAEL
- a CDS encoding aldo/keto reductase; amino-acid sequence: METKQLGKTGVIVSAIGLGGMPMSISNRPPESQSVEVIHRALDLGITFVDTADSYCKDESEKHHNERLIHKALTSYKGDVSQIIVATKGGLMRPDGNWTSNGNPEHLRETIRVSFEALGGAKPIDVWQYHSPDSKYTIEESLAPVKEAVEAGLIRFVGVSNFSVEQIKRAQDVVDIVSVQNQYSPWQRQPEKDGVLKYCEQQELTFLPWSPFGGRRRHQDLQDIPAIANLAKEKGVSVYNIVLAWLRSKSPAILPIPGASKVYSIEDSVQAINVKLSEEEVQKIDRAT